The proteins below come from a single Dehalococcoidia bacterium genomic window:
- a CDS encoding response regulator transcription factor: protein MSNAKILVVDDEPPILDMLTYNLKRANYEVITSSDGEQAVNLAQREHPDLVILDLMLPRLDGLEVCRILRREQDIPIIMLTARDTEVDRVVGLELGADDYVVKPFSVRELMVRVRNVLRRATYIASPTSSSKTQVGNLTIDPARREAFLDAVALDLTALEFEVLHAFARHAGMALTREQLLQEVWGYDYLGDTRVVDAVIKRLRSKLNQASSQSEVIMTIRGVGYKMLSPE, encoded by the coding sequence ATGTCGAATGCCAAGATATTGGTTGTGGATGACGAGCCGCCGATCCTGGATATGTTGACCTACAATCTGAAGCGGGCCAACTATGAGGTGATCACCTCTTCGGACGGGGAGCAGGCGGTCAATCTGGCTCAGCGGGAGCACCCCGATCTGGTTATCCTCGACCTGATGTTGCCCCGGCTTGATGGCCTGGAGGTGTGCCGCATCCTGCGTCGGGAACAGGATATCCCGATCATCATGCTCACTGCGCGGGACACCGAGGTAGATCGGGTGGTGGGGCTGGAACTGGGGGCGGACGATTATGTAGTGAAACCGTTCAGCGTTCGCGAGTTGATGGTCCGTGTCCGCAACGTGTTGAGGCGTGCCACCTATATTGCCTCACCGACATCTTCAAGCAAGACTCAGGTCGGCAATTTGACTATCGATCCGGCCCGCCGAGAAGCCTTCCTTGACGCTGTGGCTTTGGATTTGACTGCCCTTGAGTTTGAAGTGCTGCACGCTTTCGCCCGACACGCTGGAATGGCTTTGACTCGAGAGCAGCTTCTCCAGGAGGTCTGGGGCTACGATTATCTCGGCGATACCAGAGTGGTGGATGCCGTTATCAAGCGGCTGCGGAGCAAGTTGAATCAGGCCTCTTCCCAATCGGAAGTCATTATGACCATCCGCGGCGTCGGCTACAAGATGCTTTCACCGGAGTGA